The stretch of DNA AATTCTCCGTATTAGTTTCTAAATTTTAACGTAGCAGAAGGAAACACCAACATAATGGTACATAAATTGTGAAGTGCTGATTAATATTAAGCAACAATTTAAGTTTATAAAACTCCATCGTACAAACTATAAAGATAAATCTTAAAGTACATCATATCCAAAATGTCTTTGTGGTGGCAGCCGGCAGATATTATGTAGTAATATTGATACAGATATTGAACAGCAAACAAGTTCCATGCagcatatatacatatacacatAAAAGGTTTTAATAGGCCACCAGTTTTAAGGCTCCAGTAGAATTTTTCTTGGCTCGTGACTCTTCGCCGAAACACAACCAGAACCATATAGAGACGTAACCCATATTTCATCAGACCTCACTGGTTCGTCGTCGTCATTCCTGTGCCAACTCCAAAATGCATGAGTAGAGTTCACTATCTTGAATTCACCATGACCAAAACTTGCTTCGCGGAAGACAGACCACTCGGGCTGGGGATCCAGATACCTATAAGTTGATTTTCCAAAATTCAAATGCTAAGCAATCAAATTTAATCCTCCAGTCAGGCAACAATAATAACTCAAAAGGATATGGCAGAAGATGCTGTAAAATAACTTAACTCAAGGATTCTACAATGTAATCTAAGAACGAGAATGTTCATCTCTGTTGGATTTGCCAGACAGTAATGATAGTTAAGTATGAGTGAAGATGTTAATTAATAGATCTAGGACATcaaattttccttttccttcATTGTTTCCGGTGGAAGGAAGGAGGCGGGGGAATACGAGTCAAGTTGCAACCCAAAAAATGGAACATCATGTAGAAAAACAGAAGGAAGTAATGCAACCCTTCCACCTAAACAAGTAGCTAAATTAACAGATTTTTTATTGACACTGAACATAATTCTTCCTTGTTAAAAGATGACTTACTTGTGAGCTAAACCTTCACCATTTCCACCATCGCCAATTGTAATGTGAACAGCTCCACAAGGATCCACTTTACCATTGTACACACGTCTCTGTTAACAACAAAAAATTAAGTCGTCAATTGTTAAAAGATAACTAGGATTATAAAAGCAACAGGTTGAAATCATACAGTGCGCTCATAAGCATGCACATGGCCAGTAAAAATAACGTCCACACTAGCAGCATGAAGCAAGGGCTCCATCGCTGCCATCATGTCATCACCTTCACCTTGATGAGCCTCATTACTATTATACCAAGGTGCATGAAACAACACAAGTAGCCAGGGTGTCCTTTCACGGTCCACCTTTAAAAGATCAGACTGCAAAAATTTAAGGAAGAAAGGTTATAAAGATCACAAAACACAGTTTATAAAATAATGCTTCATCAGTAACCTGACACTGACACTTTATTAGAATGTTTCTTAAGACAAATCAATCCCATAGCTGTTATATCTACATGCCAGGTCATGTGACACATATATATGCTGGTAAATGCAATGCCTAGCTATACATCAATTAATGAAGAATATAATGTTGCTACGTTGAACAGACCTTCAGCCAACTATATTGATCGGAGTACTGATCATAATCAGTATACGAACCAAGCATGATGACATGAACTACGGCCACGTCAAAAGAATAATAGAGGTTCGAACTGGACCCACTCTCTTCATACGGCATCTTCCATCTCGAGTTATAGGATTTGAAGCTGTCAATGAAGAATGGTATATTCTCCTTCTCATGGTTCCCTTGGGTCACCATCCACGGTCTTGCACTAGCGAGTGGCTGCACTAGTTCCCCGAATGTGTCCCACCTATGCTGTATATAATCCGCATAGGAAAGGTCTCCAGGAAGCATATGTACATCATATGTGCACTGGTCTATGTGGTCCAAAGTTGACTTAGTCCATCCAGTCTGACCTAAATCTCCGGCCACAGCAAACGTAACTGGAAATTGAGAGGGTGGAGTTTTGAGTTGAAACTCGGTGCCCTCCCCACCACATCTATAGAAATACAACGTGCCGTATTCCAGTGGACCAATCACCGTATGGTGAATCTTTCCAGAGCTATACAGTAAATAACTATAACTAGTACTCTCTCCTTGAGCTTTAAATCTGTAATTTTGAGATGATGTTCCATATTCAACAATCGAAGGAGCATGTTTGTCGCCAGTTATCCATGATATCCGCATGTGTTTGTCTCCGGCCAAGGAGATGTGAACCTGCCATTGAAACCAAAACAGTCACAGTCACTCAATCTTGACAAAAAAACACAGTACGGATTATACTTGGATGGGGaaacttttcaaaattttcttcaCTTCTCAGAAAAGCTAATGGGAACCAGATCGAGTGTAATAAATTTAGCCATAAAGTCAGGTATAGCAGACCAATGTTATCGCCTAAAAGATACGCATAAATACATGTTGTcctgttttttaaataaataccgTGAAGGCACAAAGACTTCAACTTCAAAACAAAAATCTCGTAAAACCTTTACTAGGAACACCCTAAAAACACAATCAAGCCACTCTCTTTCCTGATCCAGTGAATAGCACAACAAACCAACATTAAAAAGATGACAAAAAAAAGTCAAAAAACAAGTGAAATCTAAAAAAAAACTCAACCCTAAATCTCAAAATAACCTGTTTAAAAAAAACCTCGAAATACCCAAAAGTTCAACCTTCATCTCCTGAATTCCCCTCGGGAAAAAAAGGGGAAAGAATTTCACCTGTTGAGGCTGAGAAGAAGGCCTCAAATGCCACGGAAATTGAATCATCTTGCGCGGCGGTGGTCGAATGTACTCCGCCGCGGCGCCGATTGTCAGCACGACCAGAATCAAGACCACCAGTTTAAAATCCATGGCTTCGCAAAAATTACATGGATCCACCAAATGGTGAGTTGGTTGCTTTTtagggtttatttcatcctaccttGTTGGGCACTGCCCCATGAGGTGATCAAAGGCCCAGATTTAAACACACATACACCCCATGAAGTGATCAATGGCTCAGATTTAATCACCATGTAAAATCAATGGCTGAGATTCTGTGAGGGCACTGCCCCACAAGTAGCATCTACTCTACCGCTTTTTAGTGTGGTTATGTTGACTTTGATGTTGAGTCAGAGGGGACCACACATGATTCTGTCTGTAATTTTTATAACCGATGATCCACAGCCTCAACCTGACAATATTTCTCTCTCATTTATTCATATTACTTTACCATCAAATTTATACACggtattattatattaataataattataaaaattcacTATAATTTACACAATCTTGTCGTACATAATATATCCAGAATGGTATTATAAATTCCTTCCCCTTCCCTTCGTATCGATGGATATaactattttttatttatctgATGATTACTTGGCTTTCAAAACatatatctatatatctatAAAAATGTGTATAATACACCTTGTTTTTCGATTGTATATTAACAATAATACCTTCCGTGCAAACTTACATTGACAAAAATACCCTATGTGCAAAAttgaacaaaataaaaaaaataaaaatattattattgtaaTATAAAGATACAAATAAGACATAAATGTCTCATCATtactaataattaattgacatttAGAGCATTTTAATTTCCCCGTTATAAAATTTCTTACTATCAAATACTCAACACCCGATTAGTTTGAAAGGTATTGTCTGTAAAAAATTTAGATAAATTACATGAAATTAAAACTTTCTgataaaatagaaaaaattGCAGCTCATCTATTGCTTAAAATATAATTGACAGCTAATTAAATAGAGCTAGGGTTGTTTTAGGTGTAATAATTGGAAAAAttgaaatgaaagaaaaattggaaTAAGATGTCACCACTCTGTTGATTACTATCATtagattttatttgatatttatcaTATAATCTTGTTTAAATGTGTAGTTCATTACATaggttgatttatttattatttataattatatttaagaataaattaataatcataaaagataGATTGATGAtacaaattaattatttatgatataaagTTCTAAAAacaaaagtaaattttttttgtaggtgtttaaatattatttaaatgaaatattaggagttatattttactatcaatattattatttcattaattttgaTGTTGTTTTGATGAGTTAGttacaatattttaaattgataattatttatcGTTAGTGTGGTTAATTTATGTAAACTATGATTTATGCATTGATAAAGTCCACAATTCGATTGATTTTTAGTTTATTATACCTTATACGTGGTGTTTggatatttttcttaatttttttaattcatttGATTCTATATGTAGGACCGAGTACTTACCGTTTTACCAATAGCTataactagtggtaatggtgcaactcaaatcttttaaaccgcacaacaactcaagcaccatggttcgatcgctctaccaagcagggacaattattgcacccaacaatctccctcccaataattacactctttgcaatcaatgggaaccgaacccgtgaccttggctctgataccaattgtaggaccgagtgcttaccgttttaccaatagctataactagtggtaattgtgcaactcaaatcttttaaaccgcacaacaactcaagcaccacggttcgatcgctctaccaagcagggacaattattgcacccaacactatatattatgctaattataatttattatatatcattaaattaacaatttgaattttaatttggcaaaaaaattgaaagtaattattttagtttttaattaatttatgcatCTAATATTACAAGAGATTAAACtcaaataaataacaaaatgattcaaattattttattagagattcaattttttatttttatcatatatttgttatttacgtgcatcgcacgtgcttcatgctagtatatatatatatatatatatatatatatatatatatatatatatatatatatatatatatatattttatttatctgACGATTACTTGGGTTTTaggaaataaaatcaaaatgacATCATTTTTTATTTCTATTTATTAAATTTCTAGAATGAAAAATATTTCCTAGAATTGAATACATTTTAACCCGTGTTTTCAAGAAATTGTGAAGATAGTGTGATGGATGGCTAGAATCTCATGCCACATGGAAGCAATTGTGCAAATGGCTTCAAGTCAAAACAACTCGACAAAAGGGTGTCTTGTTTCATTGAAAAGATATCTAACTGTAAATAAAAAACTGTATAGATTTCTCATTAACCACAAATACATGCCCCAAGGCGCAGAGTGAATTTCCTAAATTGACAAGGGCTTATTTCTTCTTCGGAGCACTTTTTTTCTTTGCAGCAGTTTTCTTCTTCACAGCTGCTTTCTTCTTCAAATTTTTGAACCCGATTCTACTTTCCTGTCAGCACAATCACCATTGTTGATTCTTGAATTGGAATTGAATTCTTGTTCTTATGTCTCTCACCATAGTAATCCAGTTAGTCGTAAACATGACAATTTCAACACGCAGAAAGTTGTTAAAAACCTCCGCAAGATATGGTAAATGGTGGTGAAAGTTGACTAGCACAAATGTTGTGATTTAAAAAAGGTTAAGTCTTGAAATTCAATGAACACTTAACATACAGGAGAACATTGCATTATAACTAATAAACACATATGAAATATAAGTTATATGTATCTTCTAAAAGTACCTTCCTATAACCCCTGTAAGCACTTTGACCACTCAACTGCTGCCCATTTCTGCTAACGTAAACCTGAAAATCATTTGTCAGTTTTATTAATactgcaaataaaataatatatgaaagAAAATAATCATAAACGGGTGTATGCGTGTGCAGGGTCATCGAGAAGAAGATATCAGCTTCACTGGCAAGGTTATCttgattaaatttttatatatacttTTTTGCCTCATATTGGCATCAAGATATATCAATATtggcttgaagaagaaaaaaagatATATCAAGATTGAGTGTGAAATGTTTAAATGTCATTAGAGTTCTTCTTTGCTGCTTCCAATTGACAAAAAACTGAGAAAATGATGGCCAGAAAATACTAAGGATATACATGGCTGAACTACGAGAACAATGTCTCCCACTACTATATTAGTCTGATACAGAATCCATCAACTGCTATaagattaatttaataaaagaaaaaaattagcaTGAATATTAATGCAGCGCAACAAAAGACACTGGCATTTTAGCCATACTTTACCTCCGAACAAGAAACAATAAAGAGAATAAGTTTGAGAAACGTGTAGTAAAGTTAAGACTTTGAGATATATTCATGACCTCACTCATATCCGTGTTTTCTTGTGCAAATCGATGGTAGACAAATAAAACAAAAGGTTTGAAGAGAGAACAAATCGGTATTTATATCTGAAGTTACACTTACTCTTTGGCCACTTGAGTTGGTGTACCAGTGACCACCAGATTTACTGGCAGCATGCACCCTTCTCTTGCCAGCATTTTTAGGAATTCCACAACCTTTTGTATTCACCCAATTCTCAGAATCTTCAGGCATGACGGAGTTCGATTTTGAAACATTTCTCTTGATCCTCACGGAGCTAGTCTCAAATGTTCTCTCTGGATTTTCTTCATGGCCGAATTGGTGCCTACGAACATATAgacaaattcaaataaaaaaaatatatggacGGCACGGGAAGGAAAAACAACAgttaaatcccgaataattcGGAAATAGCAATACATGTAATCGATGACTGATGCAGTCTGCTGCTTATGTTCCTGATTTTTTGCTGCTACCAAGGGGAAGAAGTTGGGCAAACGGTCACGAACCAGTTTCTGAATTCTCGAATCGGTATGGAAAAAGTAGCGATGAGCTGGAGGAAAAGAACCCACATCCCAATTATTCCCATTTTTAGAGCCCTCACCGTCAATTACCACTTCATTCTCAGATTTACTGGATCTAAAAAACTCATCACAGACCTCATCAAAAGCAGGTGTAGGGATGTGAAAACTCTTCTCCTTGCAGAATTCATTCCACAAATCAGTTTCGTGATTGCCAACTGATGCTTTCCCTGTCTCAAAGAAGCCCGAGGCTGCGTGTTGACGAGGATTTGATTGCATTTTCCTTGAAGATGAAGTTGAGCGACCAATTTTAGACACATCTTCGCCATCAGTTGGATTGTCAGAATCAGAATCGATCAGCTGGAATCTTCGGAGAGGACTGACAGATGTCGAAGCACCTAATACCTCTTCCCTCTTGGTTGATTTCCAGAGACTACCAGATTGTGTAGCCAAAACTTGCCGACCATGCAGTGAGGGCTTTGAGCTGCTACATATAGAAGGACCAGGAAGATTTCCAACTAGATAAAACATAGATGAAGATTATGAGCAAATGAAAGGTAAAGGTCACCATAGAGTCTCGAGCCATTAAAATGAAACTACAATCAAAGAATAACGCGAGACAGCCAAGACAGTCACAACAGAAAAATGGTATTTTGATGTCAAGAGAATTGCGACAGCACTAAGGTTAT from Primulina eburnea isolate SZY01 chromosome 6, ASM2296580v1, whole genome shotgun sequence encodes:
- the LOC140834670 gene encoding uncharacterized protein — protein: MRNEIQEFIVAPLRTERGTFSIRGVDDILPTSTTSFLHMADFELGPPSFSLGLDFDIESEPPPNSSTQPAEQPPIEINEDGDFESPVRVSNPPRALKRLRKGPAVQPKSEVRSGEADDAWVKYDVDDEIEGFSSEEDCPRVGNLPGPSICSSSKPSLHGRQVLATQSGSLWKSTKREEVLGASTSVSPLRRFQLIDSDSDNPTDGEDVSKIGRSTSSSRKMQSNPRQHAASGFFETGKASVGNHETDLWNEFCKEKSFHIPTPAFDEVCDEFFRSSKSENEVVIDGEGSKNGNNWDVGSFPPAHRYFFHTDSRIQKLVRDRLPNFFPLVAAKNQEHKQQTASVIDYMHQFGHEENPERTFETSSVRIKRNVSKSNSVMPEDSENWVNTKGCGIPKNAGKRRVHAASKSGGHWYTNSSGQRVYVSRNGQQLSGQSAYRGYRKESRIGFKNLKKKAAVKKKTAAKKKSAPKKK
- the LOC140834669 gene encoding purple acid phosphatase 18, coding for MDFKLVVLILVVLTIGAAAEYIRPPPRKMIQFPWHLRPSSQPQQVHISLAGDKHMRISWITGDKHAPSIVEYGTSSQNYRFKAQGESTSYSYLLYSSGKIHHTVIGPLEYGTLYFYRCGGEGTEFQLKTPPSQFPVTFAVAGDLGQTGWTKSTLDHIDQCTYDVHMLPGDLSYADYIQHRWDTFGELVQPLASARPWMVTQGNHEKENIPFFIDSFKSYNSRWKMPYEESGSSSNLYYSFDVAVVHVIMLGSYTDYDQYSDQYSWLKSDLLKVDRERTPWLLVLFHAPWYNSNEAHQGEGDDMMAAMEPLLHAASVDVIFTGHVHAYERTRRVYNGKVDPCGAVHITIGDGGNGEGLAHKYLDPQPEWSVFREASFGHGEFKIVNSTHAFWSWHRNDDDEPVRSDEIWVTSLYGSGCVSAKSHEPRKILLEP